Within Candidatus Rubrimentiphilum sp., the genomic segment ATCGGCCGGAGCCGTCGACGCGATCGCATCCGGCCCGGACCATGCCATATGGTTTGTGGAAGCCGAGGGCGGGAAGGTCGGCCGCGTTTCGACCACCGGCAAGATAAGCGAATTTGCCGCTTCTCGAAATGGGCGCGACCTTGTGGGCATTATCGGCGGGCGCGATGATGCCGTTTGGTTCATCGTCACCGGATGTCCGACGTGCAGCCCGCGAGCCGAGGCCTCTAAGGGTTACGTGGGCCGCATCACTCCCGAAGGAAAGATCACGTACCACACGATTTCAAACAACGGGGTCGGTGGATTTGCGTGGGGTCCCGACGGAGCTCTGTGGTTCACAGATTCGGCTCAAGATCGTGTCGGGCGTCTCACGCTGCGTGGGAAGCTCACCCAATTTCTATTTCCTGCTCCAACGCTGTGCAAATGCAACACCGAGGCTATTCCCACTCGCGATCCCCGGGCCATTGTCAGCGGCCCGGACAGCGCGCTTTGGATTGTTGAACCGTATGCGAATAAGATCGGCCGCGTCAGTATGACCGGAAAACTCGCGGAGTTTCCGGTTCCAACGATCGACAGCTTCCCTTCCGACATAGCGGCGGGCCCGGATGGCTCAATCTGGTTTATCGAAACAAACGGGAACAAAATTGGTCGCCTTAGGCCGTAAGCGTTCAGATCAAGATTGATCTAATATGGATAGACCTGAAATTGGAGGCCGGCGATCTTTCCGTCAGCATCAAAGGCGATGTGTTCAAGCACTCGAGCGTGTTTGAACTGAATACCAAACTCATAGCCTACGGCGTATTGCACCGGCTGAGAACCGAAATAGAGCCATTTCGAGGGCCTGCCTAAGGCTTGAAGCGTCTTTTCCTCGCCGGCGACCATTTGTTGAGTGAGGCCGTTATTCGTCCGGACGTCCAGCTGCGAGCGGTCAATTTTCCCGGTCTGAAAGCGATAGAACCACTCTTGCGCCTTCATTAGGATCTTGGGATCGGCTGAAGGCAAACTCGTCGGCGTGTCGTTTGATGGGGCAGGGGCCGATTGCATCGCGCCCACGGTGACGAGTGCAACGAGTATCAGTTTCGCGAGCATCATTTGTGCTTCGTCGGCTATCTCACTGACGGACCCAACGGACGCCGTTGGTCCAACTGATCGTGCGGCCATCGGGGCTGATGGTAGCGCGGAGGCCCCAGGCGTCAACAGCAATGGTTCGCGCGTCTATGAAACGCCCGGTCGCTCGGCCGCCGACTTCACTAATAAACAACAGGTCATTCCCATTTTGTTCGACCGATGCGGTCCGTCCGGGGGATGAGCAGGGACCTTCACAGGTATATCTGCCGGTGAGATTTACTTCGGACGAGGACCCGGCGCCGAAAATTACAGCCGCCATCTGATCGCGGACTTGAGTAGTCGTCATCCCGTTGTTCTCGGTGCCGAGCGACTGCGCTACGGTGATCGTAAGGATGAACCGGTTTCCGAGATCGTAGCAAATCAGCGATACGCTGAACGCACCATTCGAGCCGTGGAAGAAGCGGCCGTCGTTGCCCGAGCTTAGGCCGACAGCGGAGAACGCTTGAGCGGCACGACCCGCGCATTGGCTATACGGGACGCCGGGGTCCGATGTCCATTGTCCCCAGGACATGTACGGGCCCGCTAAAGCCGGCGCGCCGGTAATTGCGAAAACGGTAAGAATAGTTACCAATGCAATAAGCCTCTGGCGCATAATGGGCCTCCTCTTAACTAGTTATCCAGGCCGCACCACTTCGTAGCCTAGCGCGGGCTCCCCCGGTCAAGCCCGCGCCGCAGTTAAGATCAGCTCGGCGACTTCCTTGGGATGCGAAACGAGCGACGCGTGGCTAGACGGGAGCGATATCGTCGTTGCTTTTGCACGGGAAGCCATCATCCGTTCCGTGTCCGGCGGAATCATTTGATCGTTCTCGGAGACTTGATACCAGGATGGAATCGACTTCCAGGCCGGCGTCCCCATCTTCTCGCCGAATATCGCGCCGCCGACCGGACGCTGTACCGCCGCAAGCACGGCAGCTTCTGCCGGCGGCAGATCGCCAGCAAAGCATCCCGGAAACTTTGCTCGATCGACATAAAGAAGTCCGCCGGGGCCGGGAGCGATGAACTGTGCGCCAGCGCCGGGCGGGAAGCCCCCGAGTGCTTCACCTTCGTCGGGAGCGAATGCTGCGATAAATACCAAGGCTTTGACGTTACTTGCGCCTTGCGCGGCCGATGTTATGACTGCGCCGCCGTACGAGTGGCCGGCGACGACGGTCGGGCCTTGCATCGCGTCGATCGTCGCGCGCGTATTGGCCATATCGCCCGCCAGACTCGTCATTTGATTCTGCACCGCGACAACGTTATGTCCCGCGGACTGGAGCAGCGGGATGACTTTTGCCCAACCCGAGCCATCCGACCATGCACCGTGGACCAAGACGATAGATGCCATAACAAGTTCTCCTTTCGCGCGCGCTCTATTTAACGATGATTATGCCTTTCTGGCCAACGTCGGCGTGCACGATGCACCAGTACTCGTACCGTCCCGGTTTCGGAAACGTCAAACTAAATGAGGATGTGGTTCCGGGAGTGCCGACCGGGAACAGCAAGCCCGAGTTCAGATACCCGGTGCCATTGTACGTTTTCGCCTGTGTTGGAGTCAGCGCGACAGGGTTCATAAGAAGTTTGGGCGGCCCGCCTGCCTGTGGTTGCGGAACGATGAGCGCCGGCGGTTTCTTGCCGCTCGTAAACGTAACTGTGTGGATTTCGAACGGGTCGCGAACGGTCCATGTGACCGTCGTGCCGGCGGAGATGACAAGCGGATCGTGCGTGAAGCGAAGAAGTGAGTAGCGATCTCGACTGTTTCCCATCAGCGTCACGACGACGTGCGAACCGTTGCGCTGCGGGATGAGGCTTCCGAGCGCCTTCGCGCCCGCATTTACGGATGCGGCTTGTTCGCTTTTTCCACGAGTAAGAGCGCTAGCCGGACTCTCTTTGGGTTGATTCTGGATGACGTTTATGACGCCGGTCATACCCGCGTGAATCGTGCAGCCATACTCGTAGTGCCCCGGCTTTGTGAACGTGAGTGAATACGAATACGGATGGTCATCGACCGGCGTGCCCGAATTGTGCAAGCCGCCAGTCCCATCGTATTGTCTACCACCGGCGGGAAAAAACACTTGTGGATTTCCGAAGAACGTATTGCCGTTTTTGATCGTAAACGACGGCCGGGGTGTGCCGCCCAAAAACGTAACGTTGTGGTATCCGTCAAAATGAAACGTTACGGTGTCTCCGACGTGAATCGTTAATACGCGCGGAAAAAATCCGTTGGCGTAAACACTGTCGTCCT encodes:
- a CDS encoding alpha/beta hydrolase; its protein translation is MASIVLVHGAWSDGSGWAKVIPLLQSAGHNVVAVQNQMTSLAGDMANTRATIDAMQGPTVVAGHSYGGAVITSAAQGASNVKALVFIAAFAPDEGEALGGFPPGAGAQFIAPGPGGLLYVDRAKFPGCFAGDLPPAEAAVLAAVQRPVGGAIFGEKMGTPAWKSIPSWYQVSENDQMIPPDTERMMASRAKATTISLPSSHASLVSHPKEVAELILTAARA